The nucleotide window AGCATTGCTTGAGATATATCCAATTGAAGCACTGACAGTTGTGCCAACACTATTAGCCCGTTTTCGTCCGACTCCAACATTGCGCTGTGTAGCGAGTGGAAGCGCACCGTTGCACAATAGTAAAGGCTTTGATGAGATTTTATATAATTTATATGGCACATCGGAAGCTGGCTTAATTAGTATAGCAACACCAAAGGAGAGAGCGTTGCAGCACGCTACAATAGGCAAGCCGATTGAGGGGTTAAAATTAAGCTATCAGCAAGGCGAATTAATTGTCAATGGCAGACGGACAGGCGATTTAGTAGAGGAAGTAGATGGCTTGCTGTTTATGAAAGGACGCTTACATGACATGATTATTTCAGGTGGAGAAAATGTTTTTCCACAGCAGGTTGAGCAAATTATGCGCAGGCATCCGAAAATTATAGATGCAGCAATTATAGGGGAGGCAGATTCGCAATTTGGGGAGCTTGTTGTGGCATATGTCATTGCAGTAGACATAGATGAACAAAATATTATTAACTTTTGTAAAGAGAACCTAGCGAATTATGAATGTCCTAAAAAAATTTACTTTGTTGACAAACTACCATACAACGAGCTAGGAAAATTAAATCGTAAAGCTTTATATAGCTGATTGTATAAATATTTGTATGTGTGTATAATTAATAGAAACGGATGAAACGTAGTGTAATATACTTGAGTAAGGAAGTTGAGCATTTGGAGCAGTATTTGAAGTTTTTACTTGTTGGACTAGCAATTGCAATGCCTGTTGGTGCAATCACGGTTGAAATGACGAAGCAGGGCTTAAAAAATGGCTTTTTTCATGGTTGGGCAGTTGGCTTAGGTGGAATGACGATTGATTTACTATTAATCGTTGCGCTTTATTTAGGGTTTGCACAGGTGTTGGCATTACCTTACGTGCAAATGCCTTTATGGATTATTGGTGCAGTTTTTTTATTTTTACTTGCCTATGACTCAATTAAAAATGCGGATCAGGATATTACGTTGGCTGGAGAAAAGGTCAATAAGTCGCTATGGACAACTTATCGCAACGGTTTTCTTGTTGCGTTATCGCCTGGTAATTTAGTATTTTGGGTGTCTGTTTTTGGAGTCGTATTAGCAGATTCCTATACAGCGCAATCGAGTAGTTTTTTACTAGCGGCTCTGGGGATTCTGACAGGGATATTAGTGCATGATATTGGGCTGCTATCGATTGTTTCGGTCACGCGTAGAGTGATGAATCGTAAAATGATTCAATGGACCTCGATTGTAGCAGGACTATTATTATTTGGCTTCGCATGTTATTTTTTATACCGCTTTTATATGGATATCAGTAATTATATTTGAGGAGAAGGAGGGAGATTCCCTCCTTTTATTTTACACATCGTAAAAATGTCTGTATGCATCCTCTAAGTTTCGCTTACTGCGGTTGACTGATTGAATTTGTACGCCGTTTTTTATTAGCCATTCAAGATATTTTTCTATACTATGTGCAGAATTTGTCATTAAAAGGCTGTCATTCATTTTAAACGGAAGGTAACTATCTTTCATTAGTTCCTCTATATTACCCTGATAAAAAAATGCAATTTCATAAGATGTGCTCATCGTGTCGACAGGGCTATTTGTGAATAGCTCACCATCTTTAATAAACCAAATTGTCTGCGTCAAATCCTCCAAAATATCTAAGTTATGTGTTGAGATAAAAATGCTAATTCCTTGTGAATGAAGAGTGCGAATTAGCTGCTTCAGCTCGATTATGCTCGTTGGATCTAATCCATTAAAGGGCTCATCCATTAAAATAATAATCGGCTTTGTTAATATACTTAAAGCAATGAGTAAATGCTGTCTCATTCCATAAGAATAGGATTTAATCGGCTGATTGACATAGGAACGAATACCAATTAAATCAATCGTCTCTTCGATTTCGGTCTTTTCTAAGTTATAAATATTAGCTACAAAGGATAAGTGATCATAGCCAGTTAAGGACATATATAAGTAATTATCACTTGGTAAAAAAGAAATATATTTATAAAAGTCGGGCTGATTGTTAGCAATGTCATTCACAGTAATTGTGCCATTTTCAATAGCCTCTAATGCCAGTATGGAGCGCATTAGGGTAGACTTTCCAGCTCCGTTTGGTCCTACAAGGCCAATAATTTCTCCTGCATTAACAGAAAAAGAGATATCTTTTAGAACTGTTTTATTTTTATATTTTTTCGTAAGCTGTTTGACTCGTAGTACCATTATGATGACACCTTCCTTTTACTTAAAAGTCCGATGCAGAACAGTAAGCTTCCGCTAATAAATAAAATTGCACTACCATTTAAGAAATTCACTTTTGTATCATTTGCTGCTATAGACTTCCAACCGTCTACAACATTCCATGTATCAAAATAAATGAATGGATTGATATACATGCCATTCATTGCAATATAGTGATCCGCAATAAAATAACCTACAGCTACTACAATGATTGTCATAATAATTGTAGTGTAATGATTTTTCATCCATTTACCAATTAAGCTAAACAAGCTGTTTAAAAAGAATATTTGAGTAAAAATCAACAAGCTGCTTTTTAAAATCAGTGTAGATAAATTTTCAAAGTAAAAATAAGCATCATCAATGACTGAATAGAAATAACCATCATGGAGCTTAGCTGCTGCATAAACTAAAATTGGATAATCAGATTCACCTAAACCTCCAATGATTGTGCTAATAAAGAATACAAATACACTACTAATCAGCAGTAGACTATAAGCAATGAGAAGATTATATACCCATTTCGTTATATAAATAGATGTCATGCGAATTGGCTTTGTAGTCAAAAAGTCAATGGATGGATTTGGTTGTCGCTCATCAGACATTGATGTCCATAACAGTAGCACGAAAATGACTAATACGGATAGCATGATGTTCCAATTTAAATATTTATAAACGGTAAACAAACTATTATTTCCATATTTCGTGTTTCTTTCTTGCATAAGCTGTAAGGCGGTAGAACGTTTATCATCAAATGTGTCGCTATGTTTATCAAAGTTTGAAATCCATTGATGTCCAAGTGGCCATGCAGTTATTTTTTTTTCATCTAAAATATTTTGCTGTTCTTCAGATGCCATTACAGATACAGTCCATAGGGCGCCGTCTATTTCTTTATATGTTGGAGGGTCTAATGATCTCAATGCTTCTCGGAATTTTTCATAAAAGTTAGGTGAACCAATTTTGCTTTTTAAGTTTTCTAGCATAGAATAGCTCTCGTTCAAACTTTCTACCATAGCGGTATAAGGATTTTCCTCAGGGTTATCTATCTCAAAATCCTCTTCTGAAGCTTTCCAATTTGTACGAATTTCGATTATAAAGCTTTGGAAATCTTCAATTGTTTTCAATGCTTTTATAGGTATTGCTTGGAATTGCTGATTCACTACAGCAACAGTACCGCCCATAATACCAAATAGCAGGACAAGTGTTAGTAGGACATGCCCTTTACGTTTCTTTTTCAAATGCTCAAATTGTAAAAGCTTCCATTTGTTTTGAGGGTGATATTGTTTTTTGCTAATATGAAAATCAGCTACTCTAAATGTAATCCATTGTGACTTGATGATTGGATAAGAAATAATAAAGCATAAAATTAGTAAGATGAACATCCATACTAAATAAATAATAGAGCAATCTGTAGCTAATAAATGTGTTTCATATGAGATAAACAAATGTATAGGGTTAGCCATATAAAAGCCATAATGTAGTGAAATGATATAGCCAACCATAAACGGTATAGTTATTAATGCTAAAGTCATGCCTAAAGAAATACGTTGTTTTAGTAAACAAATTGCTAAAATTAATAATAACGCAACGAAAATACCCCAGCTAATCGGAAGAAAAACGAACCACTTCCATACAGGCACCATAATTATGGTAGACCCAACTGCTACTTCAATTGGATAATGAACGGTATTTAGATGCCCCATGATAAGTGGTGGCAATAATGATAATAGGCTTGCTAGTGCTATGTACATAAGGATGCTTAGTAAAAAAGAAATTAAATAACCATAATATGTTGCTATAGGAGACAAAGAATTTATTTTAAAAAAGTCAAATAGCCGATTTTCTCTATCAAATAAATATTTATAGCAAAAAATGAGCAAAAATAGCAAAGCTGTCGCAGGACTAAATAATAGCTGGAATAGCTGTTTTGTAAATAATGCAGTATTGTATGGTGTTGCTTGCTCTGTATAGGATAAGTCATGTTCAATTAACTGTTCAACCTTACGTTGTTCAATTTCCAATAAACTTTTACTATTGTAAGGGATAGAAACAAGTTGCATATATTTCTCATATTCATTGATATATGCTAAATGTGTTGAAGCAATTTCTAAATCATTTACTTTTAGTTTGTTTGAAATCTCCTGTAAGTACTGTTCTTGCACTAGGAGGCTATCTAGCGATTGACGCTGCTCTTCTGTTAGTCCGACAGCTCTTTCTTTACTAAGTGCTCTGCCAATTAAGAAATTCACTGTAGCTTTTCGATTTTTAAAGGTTTCTTCTAGCTCATGCTGAGTCGCTCCTGATTGATGGTGATTAATGATAGACAAAGATACAATCAGTAAAATGATTGCGAGTGGTAGTAATAAAGTATATTTGCTTTTAGCGATTTCCTTTATTATAAAATGAACCACATTTTTCATGTATCCACCTCTAGATTTTCAATAATTTATCGTTGTTATTTACAAAATATCCTCTTTAAGCTATATTGTGAGCTTCACAATAATATGATACTTAAAGAGGATATTGAAATTGCATAATTTGTAAATTAATCTAATTCAACAACATAGGGATCTGCATAAGGACCTGCCGAGATATGACCCTCAAGAATATATCGTCCATATATATCTATTTTGCCGTTGTAATAAATATAGCCTGAATATGTTTTGCCGTTTCTATTTTCAGTTACCCACATAGCTGTTGTGTATGTTGTTACTGTTCTTGAGACGAAAATTGTATCCGCTGCCGGCGTTATTACTGGCTCTAAATTATTAGAGGCTTGAACGCTTGAAAAGTTGCTGGTATGCTTAATGTGAAGGCTGTAATTAAAACTAACATATTAAGTTTTTTCATCATTTCCCTCCATACATTGATAATTTTATAAGCTGTATAAAGCTTGTAGTGCAGTGATGAATAATGGCCAAAATTCTCACAATTTTATTTTTCCATATAAAACCTTTTATGTCAAATGTGAAATGGGCTGTTGATGTAAAATAGTATAAAAAACCCATATCCATTATTGGTTATTACTGGAAAATTATAATTTGAAGTATGAATAGGCTAAAATGATAAAACCCGAACAATCGCAAAACACTGTATGAAGTGTTCTGCAAAATTGTTCGGGCTTTATTCAAGTTACTACTTTACAAGGCAAATTTATCTACTTCTTTTCTTAGTTGCTCAGCAATTATATTTAAATCACGAGCTTTTTCTGACACGATACCAATGCTCTTTAATTGCTCCTGAGCAGAGGCAGAAACTTGCTCGGCACCAGCAGATGTTTCAACTGCGGAAGCAGATATATTATGAATAGCACTAATAATTTGCTCCTTGCTTTGATTCATTTCTGATGAAAGCTGCTGAACCTCACGAGCAACTTCAATTGTTTGATCTAACGCTTCTTTAATCGTATTGAAAATATCGCTAGTATTTGTTGCTGCTTGTGCATTTTGCTCAACAATTTCAATGCTCGATTCTATTTCTGTCACAGCGCTTTTTGAAATGGCTTGAATCGCTGTAATTTTATTTTTAATATCCTCTGTTGCATTAGATGTTTGCTCAGAAAGCTTTCGAATTTCGTCAGCAACAACGGCGAAGCCTTTACCAGCCTCTCCAACTCGAGCGGATTCGATAGAAGCGTTCAGTGCAAGTAAATTTGTTTGTGAAGCGATTTCGGTAATTGTATTAACGATACTCGAAATATCTGAGGATGTTTTATCCACCTCTTGAACGATTGCGCTAACCTGCTGTGATGAGTTGCGGTTCTTTTCTGACCACATTGAAAGCTGTTGCACCGTCCCAACACCTTGGTTGCTTAGATCATCAATTTGCGCTGTCATTGCGGCAATTTTTTCGGTATGCTCAATGACGCGGTCAATATTGCCTGAAAGATGGTCTAATTGCTCAACGCCTTTTTCTGTATCATGTGCTTGCTCTTCTGTTGAATGAGCAATGTCGTTAATTGCTAAGCTAATTTCATCCGTCGTTTGTGCTGTGTCATCAGCGATTTGTAAAAGTGTTGTGGAAGATTCAACTAGCTCATTACTTGTGCTGTGAATATTCGTTGTTACATCACGTAGTGCAGAGCGCATTGTTGAAATCCCTTTTGCCATTTGTCCAATTTCGTCTTTATGCTTTGAAAGATGCTCTAATTCATCGCTTTCGTTAAAGTTTAAATTAGCTGTTTGCTGTAGAGTGCCTTCAAGACCTTTCAGTGCTCGAACGATGCGGCTAATGCTCCACCACATAAGTCCACCGATAATTAAAAAGCTTGCAATACCAATAATTATTTGGAAAGTTAAAACAGAGTCAATAATTGATTTAATACCACTTTCAGGAACACCAATGTCGATTACACCGTAAAGCTCGCCATTGTGATAAATAGGCTCCATAATGTCGTATGTCCACATACCTTGGACGTCTGCATAAAATCGAGAAAATTGTTTAACACCTTTTGTCGCTCCGTCAATTGTGTAGTCATCATCATATATTTTTCCTAATTTTTCTACATCGCTATGTGCAACTGCTTGCACATTTTTGTCGATAATAATTGCATATGCAACATTGTCCTGTTGCGCCTTTGCATCTACAAAGGCTTGCAGTGCAGAGATTGCATCTGTTTCAGAATTTAAAATCATCTCAGCTTGTTGCGCCATTTCTAAAACTTGCTCTTGTGCTTTTTCAATGAGAACTTCCTGGCTCTTTGTATTCACAATCCAGACTGCTAAGCCTGCATTAAGTGTTGAGGCAAGTAGTAGTAGTCCTAGTATGAAAAAAAGTAATCGATGTTTAATGCTTTTCATATTGATGGCCTCCTTCTATCAAAATAAAGCCTCGAATGCTAAAGTATATCTTTCGGTGAGAAAGGCTTCTATTTTGTATCGAAAATACAGAAAAGTATGATTAATTTACTAAACTTAAAATTAGTATCATGTAATGAAATGATAAAGTCAATATAAGGAATGTAGAAAAAGCGAATATTATGTCTAAAAGATAGCATATTAGTAGTAAGTGCATATTAAACTTTTGTTGAAGTATTGTAAATTTAAAAAGCTGATTGGGATTTTCAGTTTCCCAACCAGCTTTTAATTAGCTTTCCTTATATGCATTGTTAGAGTAAAAATAAACACTTGTTGTTAAATAAAGTGCGATGGAGAATCCAACAATTAAATAAAATGCTTTCATGTTAAGGGAATTAATGTAGAGAAGGTAGCCTACTATCAATATTGGAATGACAATAAATCTAACAAGTGGATTTGACCATCCCTTTTTGATAAATACACCACCCATTCTAAATGGTAAAAACAAAATACCAAAAAGCAATACACCTAAAATATTTTGTAGCAACCTCATATTTTGTACTCCTTTCGTTTGTGAGACGTCAACAGCATGTAGCTTTGAATTCAAAGCATTTTCCAATAATGTTAAGGTGAGGGGATCTGGAATGCTTTTATCCAACTCCCATTTAAAAATTGTTTGTCTTGTAACAAAGACTTTGTCAGCTAATTGCTGCTGTGTTAGTTGTAGCTCTATCCGTTTGGAGCGAATTTTTTCTCCTAGCTTCATATTGTACCTCCTTGTGCTTTCAGCATAAGCTGCTCTCCCCTTAAAATATAGCAATTGTCAGCATTGCGCACGCAACGATATAAAAAAAGCAACTGAAAGGTTTTTTCAGTCGCTCTTTTAAATGAAAAAATATTTCCTCGGAAATTGTAGATAAATGGTGTTACTTCAAAATGAATGTGGAAATCTTTTCTACAAGTCCCTCTGTTAATGGTAAAGTAGGATTGGCATAAGTTGCTAAGTTTCCTTCACGATCTGCAGGAGCATCCTTTAATACATGATTCATTGTGTCAAAATAGAGAATGTCTGCATCAGGCTTTGCTGTGTGTAAACGTTCGGCATCTGTTTTTGTTATTTGCAAATCATTGCTTCCTTGAATAATCAATACAGGTACATCCAGCTCTGCAATTTTTTTAGCTGGGTCATAACTTAACCATGATATTAAATATGGTTGTACAGATGGGCGGAATAATGCATATAAATCCTCTGGTACGTCTGCTACTATCTCACCTTTTTTCAGTTGTGTAAGAATCGCTGCGCTTTTTTCGAGTAATGGCTTTGGCAATTGTGCACTTAGCTGCTCTAATAAAATTTCATCGATTGGGCGACCCGCTCCTGCGATAGAAATAAT belongs to Lysinibacillus louembei and includes:
- a CDS encoding LysE family transporter translates to MPVGAITVEMTKQGLKNGFFHGWAVGLGGMTIDLLLIVALYLGFAQVLALPYVQMPLWIIGAVFLFLLAYDSIKNADQDITLAGEKVNKSLWTTYRNGFLVALSPGNLVFWVSVFGVVLADSYTAQSSSFLLAALGILTGILVHDIGLLSIVSVTRRVMNRKMIQWTSIVAGLLLFGFACYFLYRFYMDISNYI
- a CDS encoding ABC transporter ATP-binding protein, which produces MVLRVKQLTKKYKNKTVLKDISFSVNAGEIIGLVGPNGAGKSTLMRSILALEAIENGTITVNDIANNQPDFYKYISFLPSDNYLYMSLTGYDHLSFVANIYNLEKTEIEETIDLIGIRSYVNQPIKSYSYGMRQHLLIALSILTKPIIILMDEPFNGLDPTSIIELKQLIRTLHSQGISIFISTHNLDILEDLTQTIWFIKDGELFTNSPVDTMSTSYEIAFFYQGNIEELMKDSYLPFKMNDSLLMTNSAHSIEKYLEWLIKNGVQIQSVNRSKRNLEDAYRHFYDV
- a CDS encoding methyl-accepting chemotaxis protein; the encoded protein is MKSIKHRLLFFILGLLLLASTLNAGLAVWIVNTKSQEVLIEKAQEQVLEMAQQAEMILNSETDAISALQAFVDAKAQQDNVAYAIIIDKNVQAVAHSDVEKLGKIYDDDYTIDGATKGVKQFSRFYADVQGMWTYDIMEPIYHNGELYGVIDIGVPESGIKSIIDSVLTFQIIIGIASFLIIGGLMWWSISRIVRALKGLEGTLQQTANLNFNESDELEHLSKHKDEIGQMAKGISTMRSALRDVTTNIHSTSNELVESSTTLLQIADDTAQTTDEISLAINDIAHSTEEQAHDTEKGVEQLDHLSGNIDRVIEHTEKIAAMTAQIDDLSNQGVGTVQQLSMWSEKNRNSSQQVSAIVQEVDKTSSDISSIVNTITEIASQTNLLALNASIESARVGEAGKGFAVVADEIRKLSEQTSNATEDIKNKITAIQAISKSAVTEIESSIEIVEQNAQAATNTSDIFNTIKEALDQTIEVAREVQQLSSEMNQSKEQIISAIHNISASAVETSAGAEQVSASAQEQLKSIGIVSEKARDLNIIAEQLRKEVDKFAL
- a CDS encoding helix-turn-helix domain-containing protein, with the protein product MKLGEKIRSKRIELQLTQQQLADKVFVTRQTIFKWELDKSIPDPLTLTLLENALNSKLHAVDVSQTKGVQNMRLLQNILGVLLFGILFLPFRMGGVFIKKGWSNPLVRFIVIPILIVGYLLYINSLNMKAFYLIVGFSIALYLTTSVYFYSNNAYKES